A window of Gouania willdenowi chromosome 12, fGouWil2.1, whole genome shotgun sequence contains these coding sequences:
- the rassf6 gene encoding ras association domain-containing protein 6, protein MNEVTLPPVIQAGEGRALSRAEFFSLLNTYNCFLKDQTQLHLSYTQGIDGEVVVEGFLNISWGVRRPIRLKIQDDKQIPPFVLPIAPEPPSPVSPLGNGKRGMSRWGEYTDLHQIDEIVETAPETAASNPLPGPPIYETATLRPPRTKNQDREVESNLFRCMSDASLVKRRNKGKSAAQREKERQHRFSINGHFYNYKTSIFTPSFGTPTKVRISSRMTTNEVIEQLLNKFKIENDPQEFALYCIHQSGEKRKLSNRDQPLWERILQGPSDDIMKIFMMDMDEAEVSNDVAQYLNLELSILEQVLLKLREEETTEIQGVIIKYQQQHRLLSQVLNRKIFPPIETSV, encoded by the exons ATGAATGAGGTGACACTGCCTCCTGTGATCCAGGCAGGGGAGGGGAGAGCACTGTCcag agctGAGTTTTTCTCATTGTTGAATACCTACAACTGCTTCCTGAAGGACCAAACACAGCTACATCTCAGCTACACCCAG GGAATAGATGGCGAGGTGGTGGTGGAAGGTTTCCTGAATATTTCCTGGGGAGTGAGGCGACCCATCAGGCTGAAGATCCAGGATGACAAACAGATTCCTCCCTTTGTTCTTCCGATCGCCCCTGAACCCCCCAGCCCTGTCAGCCCACTGGGAAATGGGAAAAG AGGGATGTCAAGATGGGGAGAATATACTGATCTTCATCAGATCGATGAAATTGTTGAGACAGCCCCTGAAACTGCAGCCAGCAATCCTCTGCCAG GCCCCCCTATATATGAGACTGCTACCCTTCGCCCTCCAAGAACCAAAAACCAGGATCGAGAGGTGGAATCCAACCTGTTTCGCTGCATGAGTGACGCCTCATTGGTTAAAAGGAGAAACAAAGGAAAGTCTGCCGcacaaagagagaaagaaagacaaCATCGTTTTTCTATCAATGGGCACTTCTATAACTATAAA ACTTCTATCTTCACTCCGTCTTTTGGTACTCCAACTAAAGTGCGTATTTCCAGCAGGATGACCACTAATGAGGTCATTGAACAGCTCCTCAACAAGTTCAAG ATAGAGAACGATCCACAGGAGTTTGCTCTGTACTGTATTCACCAAAGTGGAG AAAAGAGGAAGCTGAGCAACAGGGACCAGCCGCTGTGGGAGCGCATTCTTCAGGGACCATCTGATGACATCATGAAGATCTTTATGATGGACATGGATGAGGCTGAAGTCAGCAACGAT GTGGCCCAGTATCTAAACCTGGAGCTGTCCATCCTGGAACAGGTTCTACTCAAACTCAGAGAAGAGGAAACCACAGAGATACAAGGAGTTATCATCAA gtaCCAACAACAGCACAGGCTCCTGTCTCAAGTGCTGAACCGTAAGATTTTCCCTCCCATTGAAACCAGTGTATGA
- the LOC114473344 gene encoding cystatin-13 — translation MTSFLFAVLISLSAVHLCEGEKHVDEPITAKKVVLQGDWAEINPYSKDVEAAVEYAVETFNSHSKRKRLFKLVSVIHPKAQTTNVMNYKFDTLLAKTKCLKSENQDAESCTFKKKHVKCHFVVTFDPRTNKHSLMKHKCSKHKEHS, via the exons ATGACATCATTCCTGTTTGCAGTGCTGATATCCCTGTCAGCTGTTCAtctgtgtgagggagagaagcATGTGGATGAGCCCATTACAGCCA AAAAAGTTGTACTTCAGGGGGACTGGGCCGAGATCAATCCTTATTCCAAAGATGTTGAAGCAGCAGTTGAATACGCTGTGGAAACATTTAACTCCCACTCCAAAAGAAAGAGGCTCTTCAAACTGGTTTCAGTCATCCACCCTAAGGCTCAG ACGACCAACGTAATGAACTATAAGTTTGACACACTCCTAGCTAAAACCAAGTGTCTGAAGTCTGAAAACCAGGATGCGGAAAGCTGCACTTTTAAGAAGAAG CACGTGAAGTGTCACTTTGTTGTGACGTTTGATCCTCGCACCAACAAACACAGTCTGATGAAGCACAAGTGCAGCAAACACAAGGAGCATTCTTAG